The Chryseolinea soli genome contains a region encoding:
- a CDS encoding glycoside hydrolase family 88 protein, whose protein sequence is MIQIGQHLKPSDFASKLQSFWELSGKKIDLIEKHYHASQGSPVFTVQGRYTTRGWTEWTQGFQYGAAILQYDATGEDRFLELGRRKTVELMAPHVSHTGVHDHGFNNVSTYGNLLRLMKEGKTPDQEWERNFYVMALKVSGAVQASRWTTIKTGGFIHSFNGPHSLFVDTIRSLRSLVLSHSLGHILQTEGDVRIVLLDRVIQHLQATADYSVYYGEGRDTYDVWGRTAHEIIFNVKDGNYRCPNSQQGYTGFSTWTRGLAWAMCGFAEELEWFDTVNEDDLKAFSGKDKIMAVMLKAAKATCDFYIDHTPTDGVPYWDTGAPNLYRLGDYLDQPSDPYNDFEPVDGSAAAIAAQGLLRLGHYLKRKGDEAAGNRYWQAGLTVMNTILDEPYLSVNPKHQGLLLHSVYHRPNGWDYVPEGSKIPNGESSMWGDYHVREAALYLQRIMNNETYHTFFNIQ, encoded by the coding sequence ATGATCCAAATAGGCCAGCACCTAAAACCATCCGACTTCGCTAGCAAACTCCAATCCTTCTGGGAGCTCTCCGGAAAAAAAATCGACCTCATCGAAAAGCACTACCACGCCTCACAAGGCTCGCCCGTCTTCACCGTGCAGGGCCGGTACACCACGCGGGGATGGACCGAGTGGACACAAGGCTTTCAATATGGCGCCGCCATCCTGCAATATGACGCCACCGGCGAAGACCGGTTCCTCGAGCTCGGGCGGAGAAAAACTGTTGAGCTGATGGCCCCGCACGTGAGTCACACCGGCGTGCATGATCATGGCTTTAACAACGTGAGCACCTATGGCAATTTGTTGCGGCTGATGAAGGAAGGCAAGACACCTGATCAGGAATGGGAACGGAATTTTTATGTGATGGCCCTGAAAGTGTCCGGTGCCGTACAGGCCAGTCGTTGGACAACCATCAAAACGGGCGGGTTTATTCATTCCTTTAATGGGCCGCACTCCCTCTTTGTAGATACTATCCGCTCGCTGCGTTCGCTGGTGCTGAGCCATAGCCTGGGTCACATCCTTCAGACCGAAGGCGATGTGCGCATCGTTTTGCTGGACCGCGTCATCCAACACCTGCAGGCCACGGCCGACTATTCCGTGTATTACGGCGAAGGCCGCGACACCTATGATGTATGGGGCCGGACCGCGCATGAGATCATCTTTAACGTGAAAGACGGAAACTACCGCTGCCCCAATTCACAACAAGGCTACACCGGCTTTAGCACCTGGACGCGTGGACTGGCGTGGGCCATGTGCGGTTTCGCCGAGGAGCTCGAATGGTTCGACACCGTGAACGAAGACGATCTCAAAGCATTTTCCGGAAAAGACAAAATCATGGCCGTGATGCTGAAGGCCGCAAAAGCAACGTGCGATTTCTATATCGACCACACCCCCACCGACGGCGTGCCCTATTGGGACACCGGCGCGCCCAACCTATACCGGCTTGGCGATTACCTCGACCAGCCCTCGGATCCCTACAACGACTTTGAACCCGTAGACGGCTCGGCCGCCGCCATTGCCGCGCAAGGCTTGTTGCGGCTTGGACATTATTTGAAACGCAAAGGAGACGAAGCCGCCGGCAACCGCTACTGGCAGGCCGGCCTCACGGTGATGAACACCATCCTCGATGAACCCTACCTCAGCGTCAATCCAAAACATCAGGGCTTGCTCTTGCATTCCGTTTATCACCGGCCCAACGGCTGGGACTATGTTCCCGAAGGAAGTAAGATCCCCAACGGAGAATCCAGCATGTGGGGCGACTATCACGTCCGCGAGGCCGCACTCTATCTGCAACGGATCATGAACAACGAAACCTATCACACCTTTTTTAATATTCAATGA
- a CDS encoding sugar phosphate isomerase/epimerase family protein yields the protein MNAAPKDLSKLCIHTITTKPWAIEEAAKNYAAAGVKGITVWRDALEGRNIRQTGNLLREHDLTVVSLCRGGFFPSKDPNKRKAALDDNRKAIEEAAALGTSLIVLVCGADPTQPLEESRKQIQDGIAAVLPEASAAGVRLAIEPLHPMYADTRSAINTLAQANDMAEALNSPYVGVAVDVYHLWWDPSLQQEIRRCGEHGNLMAFHICDWKSPTTDLLLDRGLMGEGCIPVRQIRSWVEATGFTGFNEVEIFSTIYWQEDQSVFLKKIIKAYRENS from the coding sequence ATGAACGCCGCACCCAAAGACCTCTCAAAACTTTGCATCCACACCATCACCACCAAGCCGTGGGCCATCGAAGAGGCTGCAAAAAATTATGCAGCCGCCGGCGTGAAAGGCATCACCGTTTGGCGCGACGCACTCGAGGGGAGAAACATCCGTCAGACCGGCAACCTGCTGCGCGAGCATGACCTCACCGTGGTATCGCTTTGCCGCGGCGGGTTCTTTCCAAGCAAAGATCCAAACAAACGAAAAGCCGCCCTCGACGACAACCGGAAGGCCATCGAAGAAGCGGCTGCCTTGGGAACTTCCCTGATCGTCCTCGTCTGTGGTGCCGATCCTACACAGCCCCTGGAGGAATCGCGAAAACAAATCCAGGATGGCATTGCGGCGGTCCTTCCCGAGGCCTCGGCTGCCGGCGTGCGGCTGGCCATCGAACCGCTGCACCCCATGTATGCCGACACGCGCTCGGCGATCAACACCCTGGCGCAGGCAAACGACATGGCCGAAGCGTTGAACTCACCTTATGTAGGCGTGGCCGTCGATGTGTATCACCTTTGGTGGGATCCTTCCCTGCAACAGGAGATCAGACGCTGTGGCGAACACGGAAACCTGATGGCCTTTCACATCTGCGATTGGAAATCGCCCACAACGGACCTGCTATTGGATCGTGGGTTGATGGGCGAAGGTTGCATCCCCGTGCGGCAGATCCGCTCATGGGTGGAAGCCACGGGGTTTACCGGGTTTAACGAAGTCGAAATATTTTCAACCATCTACTGGCAGGAAGACCAAAGCGTGTTCCTGAAAAAGATCATAAAAGCATACCGCGAAAATTCATAA
- a CDS encoding Gfo/Idh/MocA family protein: MKEQKIGIIMNGVTGRMGTNQHLLRSIVEIIKQGGIKLRSGDRLIPDPILVGRDEDKLQRLGVLSGIKKITTNVDEALADPQNKIYFDSQTTGRRAEGVRKAVKAGKHIYCEKPVAVDTKEAMELYQLCKNAGVKHGVVQDKLWLPGILKLKRLIQQGFFGKILSVRGEFGYWVFEGDSIPAQRPSWNYRKEDDGGIIVDMLCHWRYVLDNVFGKVKAVSCLGATHIPERVDESNKRYKCTADDAAYATFELEGGVIAHFNSSWTVRVRRDDLLTLQVDGTKGSAVAGLRECYIQHYGNTPKPVWNPDIVQPINFFEGWAKVPEQEVFDNAFKAQWELFLKHVAQDDPFQWDLLQGVKGVQLAEKGLESWSKRCWVDVPEI, from the coding sequence ATGAAAGAACAGAAAATCGGCATCATCATGAATGGTGTCACCGGACGAATGGGCACCAACCAGCACCTGTTGCGATCCATTGTCGAGATCATAAAACAAGGCGGCATCAAACTGCGGTCGGGCGACCGGCTCATCCCAGACCCGATCCTGGTCGGCCGCGATGAAGATAAGCTGCAACGGCTCGGCGTTTTGTCGGGCATAAAAAAAATAACCACCAACGTCGACGAGGCGCTGGCCGATCCGCAAAACAAGATCTACTTCGATTCGCAGACCACCGGCCGGCGCGCCGAAGGCGTTCGAAAGGCCGTGAAGGCCGGCAAACACATCTACTGCGAAAAGCCGGTGGCCGTCGACACCAAAGAGGCGATGGAGCTCTACCAGCTTTGTAAAAATGCGGGCGTGAAACACGGTGTTGTACAGGATAAGCTTTGGCTTCCGGGCATATTAAAATTGAAACGTCTCATCCAGCAAGGCTTTTTTGGCAAGATCCTTTCCGTGCGCGGAGAATTCGGCTACTGGGTGTTTGAAGGCGACTCCATCCCAGCCCAGCGGCCTTCGTGGAACTACCGCAAAGAAGACGACGGCGGCATCATCGTGGACATGCTCTGCCACTGGCGTTATGTGCTCGACAATGTCTTTGGAAAAGTGAAAGCCGTTTCCTGCCTCGGCGCCACCCACATCCCCGAACGGGTCGACGAAAGCAACAAACGCTACAAATGCACCGCCGACGACGCAGCCTATGCCACCTTCGAACTGGAAGGCGGCGTGATCGCGCACTTCAACTCTTCCTGGACCGTGCGCGTGCGCCGCGACGACTTGCTGACCTTGCAAGTAGATGGCACCAAGGGTTCGGCCGTGGCCGGCTTGCGCGAATGCTACATCCAACACTATGGCAATACTCCCAAACCTGTATGGAATCCCGACATCGTCCAACCCATTAACTTTTTTGAGGGCTGGGCGAAAGTGCCGGAGCAGGAAGTCTTCGATAATGCTTTCAAAGCCCAGTGGGAGTTGTTCCTGAAACACGTGGCACAAGACGATCCTTTTCAATGGGATCTTCTGCAAGGCGTGAAGGGTGTCCAACTAGCCGAGAAAGGTCTGGAGAGCTGGAGCAAGCGATGCTGGGTTGATGTTCCTGAAATTTAA
- a CDS encoding 3-ketoacyl-ACP reductase produces the protein MKSMKRVALITGGSRGIGFGIAEQLAKNGFDLAINGVRPAADAAGAIDTLKALGSDVVYCRGNISSPADRENILADVRRHFGRLHVLVNNAGIAPRERRDILEATEESFDEVLSTNLKGTYFLSQKAAQWMIAQKKSDPEFRASIINISSISATVVSINRGEYCIAKAGLSMATQLFAVRLGEFDIPVYEVRPGVIHTDMTAGVTAKYDKLIAEGLCVQKRWGEPEDVGKAVAALAKGDFPYSTGQVVMVDGGMTIPRL, from the coding sequence ATGAAGTCCATGAAACGCGTAGCACTGATCACCGGAGGCAGCCGTGGCATCGGCTTTGGCATTGCCGAGCAACTGGCCAAAAACGGATTTGACCTCGCCATCAATGGCGTGCGCCCCGCAGCGGATGCCGCGGGTGCCATCGATACATTAAAAGCCTTGGGCAGTGATGTGGTGTATTGCCGTGGAAACATTTCATCGCCGGCCGACCGCGAAAATATTCTGGCCGACGTCCGGCGTCATTTCGGGAGACTTCATGTGCTGGTCAACAATGCCGGCATCGCACCGCGGGAGCGGCGCGACATCCTCGAAGCCACCGAAGAGAGTTTCGACGAGGTGCTTTCCACTAACTTGAAAGGCACGTATTTCCTCTCGCAAAAGGCGGCTCAATGGATGATCGCACAAAAGAAAAGCGACCCAGAATTCCGTGCGAGCATCATCAACATTTCTTCCATCTCCGCGACGGTGGTGTCGATCAACCGCGGTGAGTATTGCATCGCGAAAGCCGGTCTGAGCATGGCCACACAGTTGTTTGCCGTGCGCCTGGGTGAATTCGACATCCCCGTGTACGAAGTACGGCCCGGTGTGATCCACACCGACATGACGGCGGGCGTGACCGCAAAATACGACAAGCTCATCGCCGAAGGATTGTGCGTGCAGAAACGATGGGGCGAACCGGAAGACGTTGGAAAAGCCGTGGCCGCGCTGGCCAAGGGCGACTTCCCCTACTCCACCGGGCAGGTCGTCATGGTGGATGGTGGAATGACCATACCCCGATTGTAA
- a CDS encoding MFS transporter produces the protein MKDLSTKSTFQHLTSIPVLVAALGYLVDMYDLFLFNIVRVPSLKSLGLADDQLLKTGIGLLNLQMAGMLIGGIFWGVLGDKKGRLSVLFGSILIYSLANIGNGLVTSVEGYAVLRFLAGFGLAGELGMGVTLVVEILPKSIRGYGTTLVATMGVFGALLAFSIVHFFEWRVSYFIGGGLGLLLMALRLRVFESGIFIKLKEANTRRGDLRMLFNNKTRILKYVTCIVMGAPIWFVVGILITLAPELGKAMQLDEPVDAGKAVLFVFASQVAGNLVSGFFSQYLQSRKKVIFVFMGGSLLFALTLLLGSIKHASEYYILCLCLGFCSGYWTLFITVAAELFGSNLRATVATTVPNFVRATIIPLSSLFILLKNYTGTLSAALITGLLTYTLGMVALLYLEETFKKDMNYIEET, from the coding sequence ATGAAAGATCTATCCACTAAAAGCACGTTCCAGCATCTAACGTCCATCCCAGTTCTGGTAGCGGCCTTAGGCTATTTAGTCGACATGTACGACCTGTTCCTGTTCAACATCGTGCGGGTGCCCAGCCTCAAGTCGCTGGGCCTGGCCGACGATCAATTGCTGAAGACCGGCATTGGGTTGTTGAACCTGCAAATGGCGGGCATGCTCATCGGTGGAATATTTTGGGGCGTCCTCGGCGATAAGAAGGGACGCCTGTCGGTGTTGTTCGGTTCCATTCTTATCTACTCGCTGGCCAACATCGGCAATGGACTGGTCACTTCCGTGGAAGGCTATGCCGTGCTCCGGTTCCTGGCCGGGTTTGGGTTGGCCGGTGAATTGGGTATGGGCGTCACGCTGGTGGTAGAGATCCTTCCCAAATCCATACGGGGCTACGGCACCACCCTGGTCGCCACCATGGGTGTATTCGGTGCGCTGCTGGCGTTTTCGATCGTTCATTTTTTCGAGTGGCGTGTGTCTTATTTTATTGGCGGAGGACTTGGCTTGTTGCTGATGGCCTTGCGCTTGAGGGTATTTGAATCGGGCATCTTCATCAAGCTGAAAGAAGCCAACACCCGGCGCGGTGACCTCCGCATGTTGTTCAACAACAAGACCCGGATATTGAAATACGTGACCTGCATCGTCATGGGCGCGCCCATATGGTTTGTCGTTGGCATCCTCATCACCCTCGCCCCGGAACTGGGCAAGGCCATGCAACTCGATGAGCCGGTCGATGCCGGAAAGGCCGTGTTGTTTGTTTTCGCCTCGCAGGTGGCGGGCAATCTCGTGAGCGGCTTTTTCAGCCAGTACTTGCAGAGCCGCAAAAAAGTGATCTTCGTTTTTATGGGAGGATCGCTCTTGTTTGCCCTGACGCTTTTGCTGGGTTCGATTAAGCACGCCAGCGAGTATTACATCTTGTGTTTGTGCCTGGGATTCTGCAGCGGCTATTGGACGCTATTCATTACCGTAGCCGCCGAACTCTTTGGCTCCAACCTGCGCGCCACGGTGGCAACCACCGTACCAAACTTTGTAAGGGCCACGATCATTCCCTTGTCGTCTCTTTTCATCTTGTTGAAAAATTATACCGGCACACTCTCGGCCGCGCTGATCACCGGCTTGCTCACCTACACTCTGGGCATGGTGGCGCTGTTGTACCTGGAAGAGACCTTTAAGAAAGACATGAATTATATCGAGGAAACCTGA
- a CDS encoding response regulator: MKNVLLVDDDAVFNFLSKKVVERLGVATDIHTALNGREALDLFNSYYQGAMTLPDIILLDLNMPVMDGFSFLEAFNRLEVAGKERVKIVVVTSSHDPRDMERTKKLGVTDYLTKPLQQKKLQEVLEV; encoded by the coding sequence ATGAAAAACGTACTCTTAGTAGATGATGATGCCGTTTTCAATTTCCTCAGCAAAAAAGTAGTGGAACGCCTGGGGGTGGCCACAGACATTCACACGGCATTGAACGGACGCGAAGCGCTGGATCTCTTCAACTCATACTACCAGGGAGCCATGACACTTCCCGATATTATTCTATTGGATCTCAACATGCCCGTGATGGACGGGTTTAGTTTCCTGGAAGCCTTCAATCGCCTCGAGGTAGCCGGCAAAGAACGGGTAAAAATTGTCGTCGTCACTTCTTCGCACGACCCCAGGGACATGGAACGGACAAAGAAGCTGGGGGTGACGGATTATTTGACAAAACCTTTACAGCAAAAAAAGTTGCAGGAGGTGTTGGAGGTATAA
- a CDS encoding ester cyclase — protein MENQKGLSKEEINKAIVGRWFTDFWGETCNLGIVDELASPDMLLQYSLHDPRRGRQDIKAFMQDFRAAFPDLKFWGAADLIAEGDYVVGRWEGGGTHTGPAFSDFLAGSLPAATGRKMHFTGTTVLKLVNGKIVEEIGLDDGVTALTQLGLIKAS, from the coding sequence ATGGAAAATCAAAAAGGATTATCGAAGGAAGAGATCAACAAGGCCATTGTGGGACGTTGGTTTACAGATTTTTGGGGTGAGACGTGTAACCTCGGTATTGTGGATGAGTTAGCATCGCCGGATATGCTGCTTCAGTATTCGTTGCATGATCCACGCCGTGGGCGGCAAGACATCAAGGCCTTTATGCAAGATTTCAGGGCAGCTTTTCCCGATCTGAAATTTTGGGGAGCTGCGGATCTCATCGCGGAGGGCGACTATGTTGTCGGTCGTTGGGAAGGTGGTGGCACGCATACCGGTCCTGCTTTCAGCGACTTTCTTGCAGGGTCGTTGCCGGCTGCGACCGGGCGCAAAATGCATTTCACTGGAACAACGGTTTTGAAGTTGGTGAACGGTAAGATCGTTGAAGAGATCGGACTTGATGATGGTGTCACGGCGTTGACGCAACTGGGTCTTATCAAAGCATCGTAA